One region of Streptomyces rishiriensis genomic DNA includes:
- a CDS encoding chitinase — protein sequence MRSFLMPMAGATCLFALAVTGCSAGSDGTSDAAAPAESEQASSPSPSTSATSSSTGTSYAPYVSAVEADDNDSAGSPTTYNLAFVISTGSGCTPNWNGTNAIGDSAVKSRISALTESGATARVSFGGASGKELAATCDSVSELTEAYGEALDAAGSTQADFDIEGDELTDSDSVALRSQAIAALQEERPDLEVSFTLPVMPSGLDADGLALLTSANKYDVQVSTVNLMTMNYGESYAGDMGGYAVTSATAAQAQLKKIFGTTDAGAWKGMALTSMIGTNDVAGETFTLADAAEVRAFAEEKGISWVSMWSTFRDRQCEDGSATDDALTNCSGVAQSAGAFAEAFSQ from the coding sequence ATGAGGAGTTTCCTGATGCCGATGGCCGGGGCCACCTGTCTGTTTGCCCTGGCCGTTACAGGATGCTCCGCGGGGTCCGACGGCACGTCGGACGCGGCAGCACCCGCGGAGAGCGAACAGGCGAGCAGTCCCTCACCATCGACCAGTGCCACGTCATCGAGTACCGGCACCTCCTACGCGCCCTACGTGAGCGCGGTGGAGGCCGACGACAACGACTCGGCCGGGTCGCCGACGACGTACAACCTGGCGTTCGTCATCTCCACCGGCAGCGGCTGTACGCCGAACTGGAACGGTACGAACGCCATCGGCGACTCGGCCGTGAAGTCCCGCATCTCGGCGCTGACCGAATCGGGCGCCACGGCACGCGTCTCCTTCGGCGGGGCCTCCGGCAAGGAGCTCGCGGCCACCTGCGACAGCGTGTCCGAGCTCACGGAGGCGTACGGCGAGGCGCTCGACGCGGCCGGGTCCACCCAGGCGGACTTCGACATCGAGGGCGACGAACTGACCGACTCCGACTCGGTCGCCCTGCGTTCCCAGGCGATCGCGGCGCTCCAGGAGGAACGCCCGGACCTCGAGGTGTCCTTCACCCTGCCGGTGATGCCCTCCGGGCTGGACGCGGACGGCCTGGCGCTGCTGACGTCCGCGAACAAGTACGACGTCCAGGTCTCCACCGTCAACCTCATGACGATGAACTACGGCGAGTCGTACGCCGGGGACATGGGCGGATACGCGGTCACCTCGGCGACGGCCGCGCAGGCGCAGCTCAAGAAGATCTTCGGGACGACCGACGCCGGGGCCTGGAAGGGGATGGCGCTCACCTCGATGATCGGCACCAACGACGTGGCCGGCGAGACGTTCACGCTCGCGGACGCCGCGGAGGTACGGGCGTTCGCCGAGGAGAAGGGCATCTCCTGGGTGTCCATGTGGTCGACGTTCCGCGACCGGCAGTGCGAGGACGGCTCCGCCACGGACGACGCGTTGACC